A window of Pusillimonas sp. T7-7 contains these coding sequences:
- a CDS encoding helix-turn-helix transcriptional regulator, with protein MSYVSPIIHPEESNEQNVLLAIKQHIASGPATLNLDELSQAIGISKKRISSIFRKQLGISATQFLRDERMRRAQRLLVQTSLDIRTIAQTLGYSSSANFSNAFRDYVGMSPSDFRDKAPMASITALQGSTRWSSSDF; from the coding sequence ATGTCTTACGTCTCGCCGATCATCCATCCTGAAGAAAGCAATGAGCAGAATGTATTGCTGGCCATCAAGCAGCATATAGCCAGCGGTCCCGCCACGCTCAACCTGGATGAATTGTCGCAAGCCATAGGCATCAGCAAGAAGCGGATTTCCAGTATTTTTCGCAAACAGTTGGGCATCAGTGCGACGCAATTTCTGCGCGATGAGCGTATGCGCAGGGCGCAGCGTCTATTGGTGCAGACCTCCCTGGATATTCGTACGATCGCACAAACACTGGGCTATTCCAGTAGCGCGAACTTTTCCAATGCTTTTCGTGACTATGTGGGTATGTCGCCCAGCGATTTTCGCGACAAGGCGCCCATGGCATCCATTACGGCATTGCAGGGCTCCACGCGATGGAGCTCATCGGACTTCTGA
- a CDS encoding MerR family transcriptional regulator — protein MSTSETPVTLPPIPAKRYFTIGEVSDLCCVKPHVLRYWEQEFTQLKPVKRRGNRRYYQHHEVLLIRRIRDLLYEQGFTISGARNRLGDLNDVPHDQDAAVRLSGAELQALRNDLNAVKDMLAQALEGAPPNDSGETFRLS, from the coding sequence ATGAGCACCAGCGAAACTCCAGTCACCTTGCCTCCCATTCCTGCCAAGCGTTATTTCACAATAGGCGAGGTCAGCGACCTTTGCTGCGTCAAGCCGCATGTGCTGCGCTACTGGGAGCAGGAGTTCACACAGCTCAAACCGGTCAAGCGCCGTGGTAATCGCCGCTATTATCAGCATCATGAAGTGCTGTTGATACGCCGCATACGCGATCTGTTGTACGAGCAGGGCTTCACCATCAGTGGGGCGCGCAACCGTCTGGGTGATTTGAATGACGTGCCTCACGACCAGGACGCCGCTGTGCGTTTGTCGGGTGCAGAGCTGCAGGCGCTGCGCAATGATCTGAATGCGGTCAAAGATATGCTGGCCCAGGCGCTCGAAGGCGCTCCGCCCAACGACTCAGGCGAAACTTTTCGCCTGTCGTGA
- a CDS encoding integration host factor subunit alpha, translating into MNPERTLTKAELAELLFDRVGLNKREAKDIVDTFFEEIRDSLARGVEVKLSGFGNFQVRDKPPRPGRNPKTGEVIPIAARRVVTFHASQKLKTVVESAGKTPASIG; encoded by the coding sequence ATGAATCCGGAACGTACCCTGACCAAGGCCGAGCTGGCCGAGTTGTTGTTTGATCGAGTGGGTTTGAACAAGCGCGAAGCCAAGGATATTGTCGATACTTTTTTCGAAGAGATTCGCGATTCGCTCGCACGGGGAGTCGAGGTCAAGTTATCTGGCTTTGGCAATTTCCAGGTCCGTGACAAACCGCCGCGCCCCGGACGCAACCCGAAAACAGGCGAAGTGATTCCTATCGCTGCACGACGTGTTGTTACCTTTCATGCCAGTCAGAAACTCAAGACTGTCGTAGAATCTGCCGGAAAAACCCCTGCATCCATCGGGTAA
- the pheT gene encoding phenylalanine--tRNA ligase subunit beta: MQFPESWLRAFVNPDLDTDALSHRLTMAGLEVEETTTAAPPFSGVVVAYIKEIAAHPNADKLRICQVDDGSGDLLQIVCGAPNAAAGIKVPLARVGAELPGGMKIGIAKMRGVESSGMLCSARELGLSQDHAGLLELDADAPVGASLRTALDLDDAVFTLKMTPNRADCLSILGVAREVSALTGVALNLPSFEPVPVTLQDRLPVTIEAPDLCGRFAGRVIRGVNARAATPAWIKNRLERAGQRSISALVDISNYVMLELGRPTHVFDLKRIQGGLTVRWAKPGEQLELLNGQTVTLEPDVGIIAADNGVESLAGIMGGEATAVTLDTTDIYLEGAFWWPEAIMGRPRRYKFSSEASHRFERGVDFDSITEHLEFMTRLLIDICGGQAGPLDDQIVNLPARKPVSMRLARCHRILGVPVSRNEVEGIFTSLGLSFEVQDDDVFVVTPPSYRFDLFIEEDLIEEVARIYGFERIPDVPPVARAKMLASPEVLRGPHALRARTAGQDYQEVINFAFVEEAWERHYAGNADPIKLLNPIASQLAVMRSSLIGGLLANIVHNANRKQSRVRVFELGRVFARDAKVVDGDLAVAGIHQPQRLAGAAWGPSVEEQWGTPVRQVDFYDVKKDVECLLGAQAGSLECLADTHPALHPGRSARLQLDGKHIGWLGELHPRWAQQCDLAHAPVVFELDVDAISVNAFPAPAEISRQPVVIRDLAVWAGLDVSYKDLLNTLTHVIESNATLGIVKDIKLFDVWRDKSAETNEKSMAFRFWLQDREATLDDARVEQCMTLLLEGLVSAHGVRQRA, encoded by the coding sequence ATGCAATTCCCTGAGTCCTGGCTACGCGCTTTTGTAAATCCCGATCTCGATACCGACGCTTTGTCGCATCGCCTTACCATGGCAGGCCTGGAGGTCGAGGAAACCACTACGGCAGCGCCTCCGTTCAGCGGTGTGGTCGTTGCGTACATCAAGGAAATTGCCGCGCACCCCAACGCCGACAAACTCCGTATCTGCCAGGTTGATGATGGTTCGGGTGATTTGTTGCAAATTGTTTGCGGTGCACCCAATGCGGCCGCCGGCATCAAGGTGCCTTTGGCCCGAGTGGGGGCCGAATTGCCTGGCGGCATGAAAATTGGCATTGCCAAGATGCGGGGCGTGGAGTCGTCGGGCATGCTGTGCTCGGCACGCGAGCTGGGCCTGTCGCAAGACCATGCGGGCTTGCTCGAACTGGATGCGGATGCTCCGGTGGGCGCATCGTTGCGCACCGCACTCGACCTGGATGATGCTGTCTTCACCTTGAAGATGACGCCTAACCGCGCCGACTGCCTGTCGATCCTGGGTGTCGCCCGTGAGGTGTCTGCGCTGACGGGGGTTGCATTGAACCTGCCCAGCTTCGAACCCGTGCCGGTCACCCTGCAGGACCGTTTGCCGGTCACTATTGAAGCGCCCGACCTATGCGGACGTTTTGCGGGCCGGGTCATACGCGGTGTCAATGCGCGCGCGGCTACACCCGCCTGGATAAAAAATCGCCTGGAGCGCGCAGGGCAGCGCTCGATCTCGGCGCTGGTCGATATCTCCAACTATGTCATGCTTGAGTTGGGGCGGCCTACCCATGTTTTCGACCTGAAGCGCATACAGGGCGGCTTGACGGTCCGCTGGGCCAAACCGGGCGAGCAGCTTGAACTGCTGAACGGACAAACCGTTACGCTCGAACCAGATGTTGGTATTATTGCCGCGGATAATGGGGTGGAAAGCCTGGCCGGTATCATGGGTGGCGAAGCGACCGCTGTGACGCTGGATACCACCGACATCTATCTTGAGGGCGCTTTCTGGTGGCCAGAGGCCATTATGGGTCGTCCCCGCCGGTATAAATTCAGCTCTGAAGCCAGCCATCGCTTTGAGCGGGGCGTGGATTTTGATTCGATCACCGAGCATCTGGAGTTCATGACTCGCTTGCTTATCGATATTTGTGGTGGTCAGGCTGGTCCGCTGGATGATCAAATCGTCAATTTGCCGGCCCGCAAGCCTGTTTCCATGCGGCTGGCGCGTTGCCACCGAATTCTTGGCGTGCCTGTTTCGCGCAACGAAGTTGAAGGTATTTTTACAAGTCTTGGCCTGTCTTTTGAAGTGCAGGACGACGATGTGTTTGTGGTGACGCCGCCATCCTATCGATTTGACCTGTTCATCGAGGAAGACCTGATCGAAGAGGTGGCGCGTATATACGGTTTTGAGCGCATTCCCGACGTGCCTCCGGTGGCGCGCGCAAAAATGCTGGCCAGTCCTGAAGTATTGCGCGGGCCGCACGCCTTGCGCGCCCGTACGGCTGGGCAGGATTATCAGGAAGTGATCAATTTTGCTTTTGTGGAAGAGGCCTGGGAGCGCCACTACGCAGGCAACGCTGATCCCATCAAACTGCTTAACCCCATTGCCAGCCAATTGGCGGTAATGCGGTCCAGCCTGATCGGCGGCCTGCTGGCCAATATCGTTCATAACGCCAATCGCAAGCAATCCCGGGTCAGGGTTTTTGAATTGGGCCGGGTCTTTGCGCGCGATGCCAAAGTGGTCGACGGTGATTTGGCGGTTGCAGGCATACATCAGCCGCAACGTCTTGCCGGGGCCGCCTGGGGGCCTTCTGTGGAAGAGCAGTGGGGTACGCCGGTGCGCCAGGTCGATTTCTACGACGTCAAGAAAGATGTGGAATGCCTGTTGGGCGCTCAGGCGGGTAGCCTGGAGTGCCTTGCCGATACCCATCCTGCTTTGCATCCTGGCCGTTCGGCCCGACTGCAGCTCGATGGCAAACACATAGGCTGGCTGGGCGAGCTGCATCCACGCTGGGCGCAACAGTGCGATCTGGCTCATGCACCGGTCGTGTTCGAGCTGGATGTCGATGCCATTTCCGTCAACGCGTTTCCGGCGCCCGCCGAAATTTCACGCCAGCCTGTGGTGATCCGCGACTTGGCTGTATGGGCCGGCCTGGATGTATCGTATAAGGATTTGTTGAACACTCTTACGCATGTAATTGAATCTAATGCTACTCTTGGCATCGTCAAAGATATTAAACTGTTTGATGTCTGGCGCGACAAGTCGGCAGAAACCAATGAGAAGAGCATGGCCTTCCGCTTCTGGCTTCAGGATCGTGAAGCCACGCTGGACGATGCCAGGGTTGAGCAATGCATGACCCTGCTGCTTGAAGGGTTAGTCAGCGCCCATGGTGTACGCCAGCGCGCATAA
- the pheS gene encoding phenylalanine--tRNA ligase subunit alpha, translated as MTPPVDDLIVQAQEQFAQANDAAALENAKARFLGKQGALTALMKGLAQLAPDQKKAEGARINQLKQHIEGLLNARRQEMAQAELDKRLASETIDVTLPGRGKGVGGIHPVIQTWQRVEAIFRSIGFDVADGPEIENDWTNFTALNNPENHPARSMQDTFYVDMKDSQGLPLLLRTHTSPMQVRYARMHKPPIKVIAPGRTYRVDSDATHSPMFHQVEGLWIAEDISFADLKGVYTDFLQAFFETEDLSVRFRPSFFPFTEPSAEIDMMFTSGPNQGRWLEISGSGQVHPQVVRNFGLDPERYIGFAFGSGLERLTMLRYGVNDLRQFFEGDLRFLRQFNR; from the coding sequence ATGACTCCTCCGGTTGATGACCTGATCGTTCAGGCGCAAGAACAGTTTGCCCAAGCCAATGATGCTGCGGCGCTTGAAAATGCCAAAGCCCGCTTTCTGGGCAAGCAGGGTGCGCTGACTGCCCTGATGAAAGGTTTGGCCCAGTTGGCGCCCGATCAGAAAAAGGCCGAAGGGGCCCGTATCAACCAATTGAAGCAGCACATTGAAGGTCTGCTCAATGCCCGGCGCCAGGAAATGGCCCAGGCCGAACTCGACAAACGCCTGGCGTCTGAAACCATTGATGTCACCTTGCCCGGGCGCGGCAAGGGGGTAGGGGGCATACACCCCGTCATACAGACGTGGCAGCGGGTCGAGGCTATTTTCCGTTCTATCGGTTTTGATGTGGCTGATGGCCCTGAAATCGAAAACGACTGGACCAACTTCACGGCCCTGAACAATCCTGAAAATCATCCCGCACGCTCCATGCAGGACACTTTCTACGTCGACATGAAAGACAGCCAGGGGCTGCCTTTGCTGTTGCGTACGCATACCAGCCCCATGCAGGTGCGCTATGCCCGCATGCACAAGCCGCCCATCAAGGTCATTGCACCTGGGCGCACTTATCGCGTCGACAGCGATGCCACGCACTCGCCCATGTTCCATCAGGTTGAAGGGCTGTGGATCGCCGAAGACATTTCCTTCGCCGACTTGAAGGGTGTCTACACCGATTTCCTGCAGGCTTTCTTCGAAACTGAAGACCTGTCCGTGCGTTTTCGGCCATCGTTCTTCCCCTTTACCGAGCCTTCGGCTGAAATCGACATGATGTTCACGTCGGGGCCGAACCAAGGGCGCTGGCTGGAAATCTCGGGCTCGGGTCAGGTCCATCCGCAGGTTGTGCGTAATTTCGGGCTCGACCCCGAGCGCTACATAGGCTTTGCCTTCGGCTCGGGGTTAGAGCGCCTGACCATGCTGCGCTATGGCGTCAATGATCTGCGCCAGTTCTTCGAGGGCGACTTGCGCTTTCTGCGCCAGTTCAACCGTTAA
- the rplT gene encoding 50S ribosomal protein L20: MPRVKRGVTARARHKKVIKAAKGYRGRRGNVFRIAKQAVMKAGQYAYRDRRNKKRTFRALWITRINAACRELGVSYSVFIAGTKKASIELDRKVLADMAVNDKAGFAAVVEQAKSALAA, translated from the coding sequence ATGCCACGCGTAAAACGCGGCGTTACTGCCCGTGCCCGTCACAAAAAAGTTATTAAAGCAGCAAAAGGTTATCGTGGTCGCCGCGGTAATGTATTCCGTATCGCCAAACAGGCGGTAATGAAAGCTGGGCAATATGCCTATCGCGATCGCCGCAACAAAAAGCGTACCTTCCGCGCACTCTGGATCACCCGTATCAATGCGGCTTGCCGCGAATTGGGCGTAAGCTACAGTGTATTCATCGCCGGCACCAAAAAAGCCTCGATTGAACTGGATCGCAAAGTTTTGGCCGATATGGCTGTAAACGATAAAGCTGGCTTTGCTGCCGTGGTTGAACAAGCCAAGTCTGCTTTGGCTGCTTGA
- the rpmI gene encoding 50S ribosomal protein L35, which produces MPKMKTKKGAAKRFKVRGSGSIKRGQAFKRHILTKKTTKNKRQLRGSTAVHDSDVSAVKAMLPFA; this is translated from the coding sequence ATGCCTAAGATGAAAACCAAAAAAGGTGCTGCAAAGCGCTTTAAGGTTCGTGGTAGTGGGTCTATCAAGCGAGGCCAGGCGTTCAAGCGTCACATCCTCACCAAGAAAACAACCAAGAACAAGCGCCAGTTGCGCGGTTCTACCGCCGTACACGATTCTGACGTGAGCGCGGTCAAGGCAATGTTGCCGTTCGCTTGA
- a CDS encoding Ldh family oxidoreductase → MSSATQLSGQQLHFSEVELLAFAEQTCLRLGLTLPHARAIARVVVAGQRDDCQSHGLYRLLTVAQTIRAGKVTLNAQPQLTTKGGSIVRVDAKFGFSPLAFEMGLPELVKGARTAGMAALVINHCVHFSALWPEIESITQQGLAALALTPSHAWVAPTGGTRPTFGTNPIAFGWPRPGPYPYVFDFATSAVARGDLELHRRSKTPLPPGCGVDANGQPSTDPVEVGNGAMLTFGGHKGSALSTMVEIMAGALIGDWNSQESLAYDQGSNAAPVHGELILAFDLGSFGGTTLTEQHDKAESLFASIVDQGARLPSERRYTARARSQAEGIAVPRALYDEIAALAGTDSTIP, encoded by the coding sequence ATGTCATCAGCAACACAATTATCTGGCCAACAACTGCATTTCTCCGAGGTAGAGTTGCTGGCGTTTGCAGAGCAAACCTGCCTCAGGCTGGGTTTGACCTTGCCGCATGCGCGCGCCATTGCGCGAGTCGTGGTGGCGGGCCAACGGGACGATTGTCAGTCCCACGGCCTTTATCGCTTGCTGACCGTGGCACAAACCATTCGAGCTGGGAAAGTGACACTGAATGCGCAGCCCCAACTTACGACCAAGGGAGGCTCCATTGTCCGGGTTGATGCGAAATTCGGATTTTCTCCATTGGCTTTCGAAATGGGCCTGCCTGAGCTGGTCAAGGGTGCGCGCACTGCGGGCATGGCCGCATTGGTGATTAATCACTGTGTGCATTTCTCGGCCCTGTGGCCTGAAATCGAATCAATAACACAGCAAGGGTTGGCAGCATTGGCGCTGACGCCTTCGCACGCCTGGGTTGCACCAACGGGTGGTACGCGACCAACTTTCGGCACCAATCCTATTGCATTCGGCTGGCCACGTCCTGGTCCATATCCGTATGTATTTGATTTTGCCACCAGTGCTGTCGCAAGGGGCGACCTGGAGTTGCATCGCAGGTCGAAAACACCGTTGCCTCCTGGTTGTGGCGTAGATGCGAACGGTCAGCCAAGCACTGATCCGGTCGAAGTTGGAAACGGAGCCATGCTGACTTTTGGCGGCCATAAGGGCTCGGCTTTATCCACTATGGTTGAAATCATGGCCGGGGCTTTGATCGGCGATTGGAATAGCCAAGAGTCCCTGGCCTACGATCAAGGCTCGAATGCGGCGCCTGTCCATGGTGAGCTTATACTGGCTTTCGACCTGGGCAGCTTCGGCGGCACAACCCTGACAGAGCAGCACGACAAGGCGGAAAGCTTGTTTGCCAGTATTGTTGATCAAGGGGCGCGATTGCCCTCTGAACGTCGGTATACGGCACGTGCCCGCAGCCAGGCCGAGGGTATAGCAGTACCCCGGGCCTTATATGACGAGATTGCCGCGCTGGCCGGTACGGACAGCACAATCCCTTGA
- a CDS encoding YifB family Mg chelatase-like AAA ATPase, whose amino-acid sequence MSLAVLASRALCGLQALPVRVEVHMAPGLPAFHVVGLPDAGVRESRERVRSAILSSGFDFPAGRLTVNLAPADLPKESGRFDLPIALAVLLASGQVVEAPADGAAGQIQDYVFAGELSLTGAIAPVAAPLAIALAVARSHPGAILVLPAGSADHAALVPDLTVLAAGSLLDVAHHFSGVQALQVAKPPPLSFSDHIEPCLSEVRGQALARRVLEVAAAGGHSLLMSGPPGTGKSMLAYRLPGLLPRLEPEQALEASALAGLSGQPPMFTDRPPFRSPHHSASVPALVGGGAYPRPGEISLAHQGVLFLDELPEFQRRVLESLREPLETGCVSIARASRTLTFPAAFQLVAAMNPCPCGWLGHKKKHCRCTPERIEAYRSRLSGPLLDRVDLQISLPGAESDWIDLPEGEGSAAVRSRVLQCRARQQKRQGSTNARLSVAQISVHCQLSGEGSTLLAHAMQRWNWSARVVHRILRVSRTLADMSGSDQIASVHIAEAVQYRLPWDG is encoded by the coding sequence ATGTCATTAGCGGTGTTGGCGAGCAGGGCGCTTTGCGGTCTCCAGGCGCTGCCGGTACGTGTCGAAGTCCATATGGCGCCAGGTTTGCCCGCCTTTCATGTAGTGGGCCTGCCTGACGCCGGCGTACGTGAAAGCCGTGAAAGAGTGCGGTCAGCCATACTCAGCAGCGGGTTCGATTTTCCTGCAGGGCGCCTGACCGTCAACCTTGCGCCAGCCGATCTTCCCAAAGAGTCCGGACGCTTCGATTTGCCGATCGCCCTGGCTGTTCTGCTTGCGTCCGGGCAAGTGGTCGAGGCGCCTGCAGATGGCGCTGCGGGCCAGATTCAAGACTATGTATTCGCGGGCGAGCTATCGCTAACAGGAGCCATCGCCCCGGTTGCTGCGCCGCTGGCCATCGCTTTGGCCGTGGCGCGCAGCCATCCTGGGGCCATTCTGGTGCTTCCCGCCGGCAGTGCTGATCATGCGGCCCTGGTGCCGGACCTGACCGTATTGGCAGCAGGCAGCCTGCTTGATGTGGCCCATCATTTTTCCGGCGTACAAGCCTTGCAGGTCGCCAAGCCGCCTCCGCTGAGCTTTAGTGATCATATTGAGCCCTGTCTGTCAGAAGTCAGGGGGCAGGCGCTGGCGCGCCGGGTGCTTGAGGTTGCAGCAGCAGGGGGCCATAGCCTGCTCATGTCTGGCCCTCCCGGTACCGGTAAAAGCATGCTGGCCTACCGACTTCCTGGTTTGCTGCCCAGGCTGGAGCCCGAGCAGGCGCTTGAAGCCTCGGCGTTAGCGGGCTTGAGCGGACAGCCTCCTATGTTTACCGACCGTCCTCCATTCCGTTCGCCCCACCACTCGGCATCGGTGCCGGCCCTGGTGGGCGGTGGCGCCTATCCCAGGCCGGGTGAAATCAGCCTGGCCCACCAGGGTGTGCTTTTTCTGGACGAACTGCCAGAGTTCCAGCGGCGAGTGCTTGAATCCCTGCGCGAGCCGCTGGAAACCGGCTGCGTGTCGATTGCGCGCGCATCGCGCACACTGACTTTTCCTGCCGCCTTCCAGCTGGTCGCCGCCATGAATCCCTGTCCTTGCGGCTGGCTGGGCCATAAAAAGAAACATTGCCGTTGTACGCCTGAGCGAATCGAGGCCTATCGGAGCAGGTTGTCGGGCCCCTTGCTCGACCGGGTCGATCTACAAATTTCCCTTCCTGGCGCTGAGTCCGACTGGATCGATCTGCCTGAAGGTGAAGGCTCGGCGGCGGTGCGGTCGCGGGTCCTGCAGTGTCGTGCGCGCCAGCAGAAGCGCCAGGGCAGCACCAATGCCCGGCTGAGTGTGGCCCAAATCAGTGTTCATTGTCAGCTGAGCGGTGAGGGCAGCACGCTGTTGGCGCATGCAATGCAGCGCTGGAACTGGTCGGCCAGGGTTGTGCACCGTATTCTTCGGGTAAGCCGTACCCTGGCCGATATGTCGGGATCTGATCAGATTGCATCCGTGCATATTGCGGAAGCCGTGCAGTACCGGCTGCCCTGGGATGGCTAG
- a CDS encoding accessory factor UbiK family protein yields the protein MVTRNDWFEDFQKNMSELVAKSPAADIERNVKAMMAQAFTRMDLVTREEFDVQAQLLERALARITALESRVQALEGRPDTPLQPGTAASGTE from the coding sequence ATGGTTACTCGCAATGATTGGTTTGAAGATTTCCAGAAAAATATGTCCGAGCTCGTTGCCAAAAGCCCGGCTGCCGATATAGAGCGCAACGTCAAGGCGATGATGGCGCAAGCCTTTACGCGCATGGACCTGGTCACCCGCGAAGAGTTTGATGTGCAGGCTCAGTTACTCGAACGTGCATTGGCGCGTATTACCGCGCTTGAGTCCCGGGTCCAGGCGCTGGAAGGCCGGCCCGATACGCCGCTGCAGCCTGGTACTGCGGCGTCAGGCACAGAATAA
- a CDS encoding P-II family nitrogen regulator yields MKLITAIIKPFKLDEVREALSELGIQGMTVTEVKGFGRQKGHTELYRGAEYTVDFLPKLRLEMAVSDHLVEQAIENLCAAAHTGKIGDGKIFVTSIEQAIRIRTSESGENAL; encoded by the coding sequence ATGAAGCTTATTACCGCCATCATCAAACCCTTCAAGCTGGACGAAGTCCGGGAAGCCCTGTCCGAGTTGGGCATACAGGGCATGACCGTGACGGAAGTCAAAGGTTTTGGCCGCCAGAAAGGCCATACGGAGCTGTATCGCGGCGCCGAATACACCGTGGATTTTCTTCCCAAACTGCGCCTTGAAATGGCTGTCTCCGACCATCTGGTAGAGCAAGCCATCGAAAACCTATGTGCCGCAGCGCATACCGGGAAGATAGGAGACGGAAAAATATTTGTTACCTCGATCGAACAAGCCATACGGATACGCACCAGCGAGTCCGGCGAGAACGCACTGTAG
- a CDS encoding ammonium transporter has translation MDKADLAWVSVSTLLVLLMVVPGLGLFYGGLVRAKNVLSVLIQVLSTFALAIVIWFIYGYSLAFTEANAIVGGFSRILFGGMLDLNTSSFELAGSIPELSFAAFQATFAGITCALIVGGFAERTKYSAVLVFTIIWLTFAYIPVAHMVWAPGGWLFERGALDFAGGTVVHINSGIAGLVGAYVVGKRIGYGREPMQPHNLPMAMIGASLLWVGWFGFNAGSALSANETAALAFFNTLVATAGGILAWTLAEWKYKSKPSLLGAISGAVAGLVGITPAAGLVGPGGALIIGIAAGIACLWGVNGLKRLLRADDSLDVFGIHGVGGIVGALLTGVFNAKPLGGPGLETLAEMPYQVWLQLEGVLITIVWSAVVAWVAYFIADKVCGLRVSADVEREGLDISTHGETAYHR, from the coding sequence ATGGATAAAGCCGATTTGGCATGGGTCAGTGTCTCGACCTTGCTGGTGCTGTTGATGGTCGTGCCTGGACTGGGCCTGTTTTACGGTGGCCTGGTGCGGGCCAAGAATGTCTTATCTGTATTGATACAGGTACTATCGACCTTCGCACTCGCTATCGTCATCTGGTTCATTTATGGCTATTCACTGGCCTTTACCGAAGCCAACGCCATCGTGGGCGGATTCTCGCGCATACTGTTCGGCGGCATGCTCGATCTGAACACCTCGAGCTTCGAACTGGCAGGCAGTATTCCAGAGCTGAGCTTTGCCGCCTTCCAGGCCACTTTTGCAGGGATTACCTGCGCCCTGATTGTGGGTGGGTTTGCCGAACGCACCAAGTACTCTGCCGTGCTGGTCTTTACCATCATCTGGCTCACCTTTGCTTATATACCCGTCGCTCATATGGTGTGGGCCCCTGGCGGTTGGCTGTTTGAGCGAGGCGCCCTGGACTTTGCCGGCGGCACGGTAGTCCACATCAACTCGGGCATAGCCGGCCTGGTTGGCGCCTACGTCGTCGGCAAGCGCATAGGCTACGGACGCGAGCCCATGCAGCCTCACAACCTGCCTATGGCCATGATAGGGGCATCGCTGCTGTGGGTGGGCTGGTTTGGTTTCAATGCGGGTTCAGCGCTCAGCGCAAACGAAACTGCCGCACTGGCCTTTTTCAACACCCTCGTGGCAACAGCAGGCGGGATCCTTGCCTGGACACTGGCCGAGTGGAAATACAAGAGCAAGCCCTCGCTGCTGGGTGCGATCTCGGGCGCAGTGGCCGGACTGGTGGGCATCACCCCCGCTGCAGGCCTGGTAGGCCCTGGCGGCGCCCTCATCATAGGCATTGCGGCCGGTATTGCATGCCTGTGGGGTGTGAATGGCCTAAAGCGCCTGCTGCGCGCGGACGACTCCCTGGATGTATTCGGCATCCATGGCGTAGGCGGTATTGTGGGCGCGCTGCTCACCGGTGTATTCAATGCCAAGCCGCTGGGCGGGCCCGGCCTGGAAACGCTGGCAGAAATGCCTTATCAAGTATGGCTGCAACTCGAAGGCGTCCTGATCACTATCGTATGGTCGGCAGTCGTTGCCTGGGTCGCCTACTTCATTGCCGACAAGGTATGCGGTCTGCGGGTCAGCGCTGATGTAGAGCGGGAAGGCCTGGATATCAGCACGCATGGTGAAACCGCCTATCATCGCTAA